The window CCGCGCTGGCAAGGGTGCCAACGATGGCAATCGCTGCACCGAATTCTTCATTGACGATGTCCCATTCAGCGCGCCAGATGAACTGCACGCCGAACTTGTGAAAAGCCGGCCACGCGTAGACGAACAGCGAGACGATGATGCCCAGCAGCGCCGCGAGCACCAGCAGCGACAGACTCTGGGTCAGCCGATGGAAAACGATGTCCTGCAGCCGCTGCCGCTTGGCAATCGACACCATGGACGGTGTGGGGGCGTCCGTCTTCTTGACGGACACGGGTTGCGAACTCATGGTGGTTCCCACGCTCATGTTGACTCCCATCTGGCTTCTGGAGACCCCACAAACCAGTGCCCATCGGCCAGACCAGCCGGCCGATGGGCACTATTCTGGGGCAAACCGCTTTACTTCTTGATTTGCGACCAGACCTTGGAGCGGATCTGTGCCGTCAGGGTGTCAGGCAGCGGAACGTAGTCCAGGTCAGCCGCCATGGTCTTGCCGTTCTTGAAGGCCCAGTCAAAGAACTTCAGAACTTCGGCCGACTGGGCCTTGTCTGCGGGGTCGGCGTACATGAGGATGAAGGATGCTGTGCTCACGGGCCAGCTGTTGGCGCCCTTGGCGTTCACCATCGAAATACCCATGCCAGGCACACTGAACCAGTCAGCGCTGGCAGCCGCCGCGGCAAAGGTGGCGTCGTCAGGGGCCACATACTTGCCATCGGCGTTCTGCAGTTGCAGGAACGTCATGTTGTTCTTCTTGACGTAGGCGTACTCCACGTAGCCCAGGGCACCCTTCACACGCGTCACATTGGCCGCAACGCCTTCGTTGCCCTTGCCGCCCACGGAAGACTGAGCAGGCCACTTCACCGCAGCACCCTTGCCCACCGTATCAGCCCACTCCTTGCTGACGGAGCTCAGATAGTCGGTCCAGTTGAAAGTGGTGCCAGAGCCATCGGCGCGGTGCACGATGGTGATGTTCTGGTCGGGCAGAGTCTTGCCGGGGTTCAGGGCTGCCAGCTTGGCATCGTTCCACTTGGTGATCTTGCCCAGGTACATTTCGGCCAGCACAGGGCCGGTCACGCGCAGTTCGCCGGGCTTGAAGCCATCCAGATTCACCACAGGCACCGTGCCGCCAATGATGGCAGGAAACTGCACCATGCCATCTTTTTCCAGCTCAGCGCCGGACAGGGGAGCATCAGTAGCACCAAAAGCCACGGTCTTCGCTCGGATCTGGCGGATACCACCCGAAGAACCGATGGACTGATAGTTCAGACCCACGCCAGTTTCCTTCTTGTAGGCTTCAGCCCACTTGGCATACATCGGGAACGGGAACGTAGCGCCGGCGCCGGTGATGTCCGCCGCAAAGGCATTGCCCACCGCCAGGGAGGCCAATGCGACTGCGACGGTTTTGAGAAATACGCGTTTCATGAGATACCTTTCGGCAGGGGTTAACAGGAACACCACGAACTTTAGGGGGCGATCGTGACAATTCAGTGACACAAATCCACCCCCCTTTCGACCACTGCCACAAATACGGTGACGCGTCTCCTGCGGCTTCACCGTTTTGTCACACAAGCCATTCACACTCCCCCTGCAATACTCCCGACCGCCCGCTGCGGCCCTACCCGGCCAAGCCTGGGTGGTTTCGGCGCATCGCGGTACGATGCCGCACGCAGCTCCCAACTTATCAACAATGCAGAACGGCACACGCCTCGCCGCGGTCGACCTCGGCTCCAATAGTTTTCGTCTGGAGATCGGGCGCTATGAGTTTGGACACGTCCAAAGGGTGGAATACCTGAAGGAAACTGTGCGCCAAGGCAACGGACTCGATGAGGATCGCAACCTTACCCGCGACGCCATGGAGCGCGGCTGGGCCTGTCTGGCGCGCTTCGGCGAACGCCTGGCGGGTTTTCCCCGCGCCCAGGTGCGTGCTGTGGCGACCCAGACGTTGCGCGAGGCACGCAACCGCGAAGAATTCCTGTCACGCGGTAGTGAGGTACTCGGCTACCCCATCGACGTGGTATCTGGTCCCGAAGAGGCGCGTTTGATCTACCAGGGCGTGGCCCGGTTGCTGCCCCAATCGGACGAGCGTCGCCTGGTAGTGGATATCGGAGGACGGTCCACCGAACTGATCCTGGGCCAGCAATTCACACCCCATGCGGTGGCCTCTTTCCGCGTTGGCAGCGTCGCGTGGTCGCAGCGCTACTTTGCCAATGGTGAGTTCTCTGCCCAGGCGTTCTTGGCTGCCGAGATCGCCGCCAAGGCGGTGCTGGACGAGGCGCTGGAAACCTTTCGCCCCGATGCCTGGGACGTAGCCTATGGGTCGTCGGGTACGGCAGGAGCTGTCGGTGACATTCTGGCCGCTGCCGGGGGGCCGCAGGGGCTGATCACCCAGGATGGGCTGAACTGGCTGCACGAACGTCTGCTGCGCGCGCAAAGTGCAGACCGCCTGCGCCTGGAAGGACTCAAGGAGGAGCGCCGTGCGGTCATTGGCGGTGGCATCAGCGTACTGCGCGCCATATTTGACCTGCTGGGCATCCAGGAAATGCAGGTCGCACAAGGGGCGCTGCGCCAAGGAGCCCTGTACGACCTGCTGGACCGAGAGCAGCCCGGCACCGACCTTCGCACCACCACGGTCCAGGGTTTGATGCAACGGTTTGGCGTGGACATGGAGCATGCAGACCGCGTGGCACGTACCGCTTGTGCATTGTTTGACCAGGCCGCGCCTCCCGGAAGCGAACGTGCCAGCCGCAAGCTGGACTGGGCCGCCCGGCTGCACGAAATTGGCTGCCGCATTTCACACAGCGACTACCACCGCCACGGCGCCTACATTCTCGACAACACCGATGCTGCCGGATTTGCCGTGCCAGAACTGCACCGCCTGGGAGTGCTGGTACAGGGGCAGCGAGGCAAGGTGCGCAAGCTGGGTGTGGAACTGGACGACCCCATTTTTGTGCTGCAGCTGTTGTGTTTGCGCCTGGCGGTGGCCCTGTGCCACGCGCGCCGCGACCCCGATACCAAAGGGCTGTCGCTGCGCCAGGACAGACAGCGGTTTCAGGCCAGCGCCCGCCCCGGCTGGGCCTTGGCCTACCCTCAGTCCGCCCACCTTTTGCGCGAAGAAGTGCAAGCCTGGCAGAAAACGCCTTGGGAGCTGGTCGTAGACATGTCTTGAGCAGAGAACATAAACGGTATAAACTGTTTATACCGTTTATCAAAGATCAACCATGACCACTGCCAGCACCACCCCCAGCCCCGTTGCCGTACCCGCCGCGCCTGCAGTCGCAACTGCAAAGGCGGCCAAGCCCGCCAAGCCCGCTGCGGCCGTCAAAGCACCCAAGGCAGCAAAAACAGCCGCGGCAGAAAAGACCTCTGCCCCCAAGGCCGCTACAACGCCCAAGCCAGTCAAGGCAGCAGTTGCAACCAAGCCCGGCAAGGCCAACGACGTCAAGGCCAAGAAGCCCAAACTGGTGCGAGACAGCTTCACCATCCCCAAAGATGAGTACGCCGTGCTCGACCTCTTGAAGCAACGCGCCACGACACTGGCCCATCCGGTCAAGAAAAGCGAACTACTGCGTGCAGGGCTCAAGGTTCTGGCAGGGCTTTCAGACAGCGCATTGCGCACCGCATTGCAGGCCGTGCCATCCATCAAGACCGGTCGCCCAAAAGCCGATGCAGCAGAAACCACGCCAGCGGCAGCTGCGAAGACAGCGACCAAAGCCACCGGCAAGACAGGTCGCAAGTGAATCAGGCCCCGACGCACTACGGGTGTTGAGCGAGGAGCCTCACGGATTCTCAGACATTGGCGGGCGGATCATAGAAATTCCGGCGACTGCACCGCCATCAGCACGGTCTGGCTATGATCCCAACGCTGGCGCTGACGCAGCCACCACACTGAGCCCTTGCGAACCGGGCATTCCGGGGCCTGGAGTTGCAGCAACTGAGCAACGGTCTGGCCCAACATGGGTTGGTGTCCCACCACCAGCACAGCGCCTTTGGCGCGAGGCCATTGCACCAGCTCCAGCAAATCCAGCGGTGTTCCACCCGGCAATAGTTCTGCGCGCATCTTGAACTTGCGACCCAGCGCCTGGGCCGTTTGTTCGGTACGCCGCGCGGGGCTTGCCACGACCCTCAAGCCTTCGGGCAGCTGGCGATCAAGCCAGGCGGCCATGCGCGCCGCCTGTTTCTCACCGCGGGAGGTGAGCGGGCGGGCAAGATCGTCATGGCCGTCTTCAGCCTCCTCCGCTTCGGCATGACGCCAAAGGATCAAATCCATCATGCAGCCTCTGGCTCCTCACGACCCAGAGGAGGCCGAGGCCCATAGCGCACCATCAGCGCGCTCTGGGCGCCATGACCGTCCACAGGATGTGCTGCGCGGTCATAGGTGCCGCCTGCGTTCAAAGTCCAGGCGTCACGGTCGTCACACAGATAGGCCACCAAGCACTCATCGATGATTTGCTGGCGCAGCGTGGCGTCGGTGACAGGCCACGCCAGTTCCACACGGCGCATCATGTTGCGGTTCATCCAATCGGCGCTTGAGAGATAGAGGTCCTCTTCACCGCCGGCACGAAAGTAAAAAACGCGCGTGTGCTCCAAGAACCGGCCAATCACCGACCGCACGCGGATGTTGTCAGTCACTCCTGGCACCTGCGCGGCCAGCATGCAGGCCCCGCGCACGATCAGATCGATGCGCGCGCCGCGCTGCCCAGCGAGGATCAGTGCCCGCATCAGTCCCTCATCGGTCAAGGCATTCATCTTGGCCACGATCCGTGCATCTTCCCCACGGCTTGCAGCCAGTCCCACACGTTCGATTTTTTCGATCATCCGGCGGTGCAGATGAAACGGTGCAAGCATGAGCTTACGCAGCTTGGGCGGCCGGTTCTGGCTGGCGAGATGGTTGAATACGCCATCCATGTCGGCGGTAGTTTCGTCATCAGCCGTGAGGTAGCTCAGGTCGGTGTACAGCTTGGCCGTGCGCACGTTGTAGTTGCCGGTGGACAGATGGCCGTAACGGCGTAGCTGCCGTCCCTCGCGGCGCGTGACCAGCAGCATCTTGGCATGGGTCTTGAGGCCGACCACGCCATACACCACCTGTGCGCCAATCGACTCCAGCGCCTCAGCCCAGTTGATGTTGGCCTCCTCGTCAAAGCGCGCTTTCAGCTCTACCACCGCCATCACTTCCTTGCCCCGACGCACGGCCTCGCTGAGCAAGTCCATGAGTTCGGAGTCGGCCCCTGTTCGGTAAATGGTCTGCTTGATGACCAGTACCTGGGGGTCGTTCACAGCCTCGCGCAGGAACGCAAGCAACCCATCAAAGCTTTCGAAAGGCTGGTGAATCAGCACATCACGCTGCCGCAATTGCTCCATGATGGACACATTGGGCTGCAGTTGCCGGGGCCATGCAGAGCTCCAGGGCGAGAACAGCAGCGCAGGATCATTCACCAAATCCACCAACTGATTGAGGCGCACCAGGTTCACAGGGCCATGCACACGGTACAAGGCGGCACCAGGCAGATCAAATTGCCCCAGCAAAAAGTCCGACAGGAAGCGTGAACAACCCGCGGAGACCTCCAGCCGCACAGCCTGTCCGTAGTGGCGATGCTGGAGGCCCTGCCGCAAGGCGGTGCGCAGGTTGCGCACGTCCTCTTCATCCAGCGCCAGATCGGAGTGGCGCGTGACACGAAACTGCGAAAACTCCGTCACATCCCGGCCAGGAAAGAGGTCCTCCAGATGCGCCCGCACGATGCTCGACAAGCTGACAAACAATGCCCCTTGAGGCGCCACCTTCTTCGGCATGCGGATCAGGCGGGGCAAGGCACGGGGCACCTTCACGATAGCGATTTCGTTCTCGCGACCAAAGGCATCGCGCCCCTTGAGGCGAACGATAAAGTTCAGCGATTTGTTGGCCACCTGGGGAAACGGATGGGCCGGGTCCAGACCCACCGGAATCAACAACGGGCGGACCTCGCGCACAAAATAGTCGTGCACCCAACGCTTTTGCTCTGGGGACCGCTCGCCGTGCGCCACGATGCGGATCCCGTGCTGCGCGAATGCGGGGACCAAATCCTCGTTGTACAGCGCATATTGCCGCTCCACCAAGTTGTGGACCTGGGCGGAGAGCGCCTCAAACGATGCGGTGGTGTAGAGACCCTTGGTCTCCCCCTTCTTGGCCGCAGTGATGTGCTCCGCCGCACGCACTTCAAAAAATTCATCCAGGTTCGACGACACGATGCACAGGTAGCGCAGCCGCTCCAGCAGTGGGACATCCGTGCGGACAGCCCAGTCGAACACGCGCTCGTTGAAAGCCAGAATGCTGTGGTCACGGTCCAGAAACATGTGGAGCGCGCCACCGGGGGAAACAATGCTCGGCACAGAATCATTGTCATGTGACAAGGTGTGCAAAGAGTCTCCGACAGCATCAGGGTGCCCGCGCTGCAGGGAAAGTGAATCAACAGGAGGCACGGGTGGCATGGGTACGCGGGGGCGGCAATTGCAGGATTGCTGCAGTATTTAACGCTCAGATGACAATTGCGTGACAGATTTTGTGACAGACACAAAAACACCTTGTGCGCTGGAGCGAGCCGGCACCAGATACTGCTGAAACAGCCTGGCCGCATGGGCCCAGGTGAACTCCAGGGCTCGGCTACGCGCCTCGGCTCGCGGTGTCGCCAACGCCTGCCGAGTGGCGGCCAATAGGCTGTCATTCAACACACCACCCACAGGCGTTTTGCCCCCCACGCCACCGAGCACCTCGCGGGGACCGTCTTCCGGAAAAGCGGCGACCGGTGTTCCACAAGCCATTGCCTCGAGCATCACCAGCCCAAAGGTCTCCGAGCGGCTTGGAAACACAAATACATCGGCTGACGCGTACACCTGCGCCAGCGCCTCCCGGTCCAGGATGCCAAGCCAGCGCACCTGCGGGTACTTGGCTTTGAGACGCACCTCCAATGGCCCAACGCCGCAAACCACCTTGGTACCAGGCATGTCCAGTCGCAAAAATTCCTCAATGTTCTTTTCGTACGAAATGCGGCCCACGTACAAAGCCACCGGGTGGGCCAACACGCCGGTCAGTGGGCTCTGGCAGACCTCGCCATGAAAGTGAAACGACTGGGTATCCACGCCGTGGGTCCACAAGCGCAACTGGCGAAAGCCCCGCTGTTCCAGCATCTGCAAGACCCCTTGCGTGGGCACCATAACCCCGGACGAGGGGCGGTGAAAATGCCGGAATAGCGCATAACCCCAGCCCAGAGGTACGCGCAGGGCCGCCTGCAAAATCTCTGGAAATCGCGTGTGAAAGGCCGTGGTGAAGGCCAGCCCACGCCGGAGACAGTAACGGCGTCCAGCCCATCCCAACGGCCCTTCAGTGGCCAGGTGGATGGCGTCTGGGCGCATGGCATCCAACTTCTGGGCCAGCAATTTATAGGGCCGTACAGCAAGATCAATGCCCGCGTAGCCTGGGCAAGGGCGCGTGGCAAACTGGCCAGGGTGCAGCACTTGCACGTCATGCCCGGCGTCCTCCAGTTCTCGCACGAGCTCCAGCAATGTCGTGACCACACCATTGACCTGGGGCAACCATGCATCGGTCAACAGAGCGATCTTCATGCAGGCACCTGTGTCGCCTGGCCGGGCGCGGCGGCCACGGGCATCGCAGGCCATTGCAAGAGTTCCAGCCGGCCATCAAGATGCTCGACCAGCGCCGTATGGCTCTCCACCCAGTCGCCATCGTTGCAGTACAAAATGCCGCCAATCTCGCGCATCTCGGCGCGGTGGATATGTCCGCAGACTACACCATCATGACCACGGCGACGGGCCTCTGTAGCCACGGCCACCTCGAAGTCGGTGACGTAGTTGAGCGCCTTTTTCACCTTGCCTTTCAGGTAGGCGGACAGCGACCAATATGGCAGCCCCATGCGCGCCCGGAGGGTGTTCAGATGGCGATTGAGCTTGAGCGTAAATTCATACAGGTTGTCGCCCACATAAGCGAGCCATTTGGCACACTGGATCACGCCATCAAAGTGGTCTCCGTGCGTGACCCACAGGCTGCGCCCATCGGCAGTGGTGTGCACCGCATCGGCCACCACATCAATACCCCCAAAGGAATGCCCCACAAACGCGCGGGCAAACTCGTCGTGGTTACCAGGCACGAACACCACGCGACACCCCTTGCGCGCGCGTCGCAACAGTTTTTGCACCACGTCGTTATGCGCCTGCGGCCAGAACCACCGGCGACGCAATTGCCACCCGTCCACGATGTCACCGACCAGGTACAGATGGTCGCTGGGATGGTGCTTGAGAAAGTCCAGAAGCGCCGCGGCCTGACAACCCGGTGTGCCCAGGTGCAGATCTGAAATGAACACCGCGCGAAACCGCCGCTGACCGACGGGCGATGCATGTGCGTCGGGCTCTGCACCCTGTGGCACCAGGGACTCGTTCAACCAGGGGCCCAGAGCGTCGAACGCTGCGCGCACCGGTCAAGCCCCCAGAAAGTGCTTGCGGTAGCGGGGATGCAAGTCAGCCAGCCGCATCAGCATGGGCAGGTCTGCCGTGTTGAAGTCAGGGTCCCAGGCGGGAGCCCCCAGCACGCGGGCCCCCAGGCGCAAATAGCCCTTGATCAACGCGGGTGGGTCCACGGCGATGGAGCCATCCAGGTGTTCCACGGGCAGCGGCAGGCGCGGCAGCACGTGGTACTCGATGGGTGCCAGATGGGTTTTTCGCACTTGCTGCCAGATGCTCGCAGCCGCGTCGCCGCTGACCACGCCGTTGTGGAGCATGGGGATGCTGGCGCAGCCAATCATCGTGTCGAGTTCATTGCGGACCATGAAATCCGCCAGCGCACTCCACAACGCCATGATCACGCCCCCGTGGCGGTGATCTGGGTGTACGCAGCTGCGACCCAGTTCAACCATGCGGGGGCGGAGCGTGCGCAGGCGCGTCAGGTCAAATTCGGTATCGCTATAGGTTCCACCCACCCGCTTGGCCTGCGCCGGTGTCAGCACCCGGTAAGTCCCAATGACTTGCCGGCTTTGCGCATCGCGTACGAGAAGGTGCTCGCAATAGTCGTCAAAAAGGTCCACGTCGTGGCCAGGAATGGGGGTCGTCAATCGAGCACCCATTTCTGCTGCGAACACCTCAAACCGCAGGCGCTGAGCTTCGCGAACTTCATCCAGATGCCTGGCCCAAGCTACCTCGATAGCGCCACGCGCAGGGACGGACGAATGTGCAGCGCTCGACACAACGCCAGGACGCTGAACAATGCTGGTGCCCGCCGTCTCGGGCGATGTGGACAGCTGCATCAAAGTGGGCAGGTCGTTCATGGGCAACGTCTCCTTCGGTAAGAACGGGCACAGCTGGAATTTCCAACCGGAGCGGGAATCCGCTTTCCTGGCCGCGAGTGTGAAAGCCACGCATGACATGCCCATGTCTGCGACGTGTCAGCGCCATGACACAGTGCCCACCTATCAGGACGAGCGCCCACCGATGGCCTGCATAATTGGTTGAGGAACCTCGTGCCGTGCCTTCACCCACCCTGCCCACCCCCCGCAGCCCCATCGCCGCTTTTGTGGCGATGTTCTTGCTGGCTGCAGCCTGCGCGGGGGCGGTGGTCTGGACGCTGGAGCGCCAGGAACGCGCGCAGCAGCGCACCCAGGCGGCAGATATGGCGGGGGACCATGTTCAGGCCCTGCAACGCGCCATCGAGTTGGCGCTCTCGGCCAACAACACGCTGGTGGCACTGGTGCGTCAAGGTCACGGCAACGTGCGCCAGTTCGAGGAAATCGGTACGCAGATGCTGCCGTTCTATCCGGGTATTGCAGCCATGGGTCTGTCCCCGGGCGGGGTGGTTCAGCAGGTTGTGCCGCGCAAGGGCAACGAAAATTCGATTGGATTTGACCAGCTCAACGACTCCCGCCAAGGCCCCGAATCCGCACGCGCACGTGAATCCGGCCTGCTGACGCTGGCGGGACCGATGGAACTCGTGCAAGGCGGCCTGGGGATCGTGGGGCGCCAACCGGTGTACCTGGAAGATGACCTGGGGCGCCGCAGCTTTTGGGGGTTCACCTACGTCACTATCCGCCTACCCGACGTGCTGGCAATGGCCCGGTTACCCCAGCTCACCGAGCGTGGTTTCCACTATCGCCTGTGGCGTGTTCGCCCGGACAACAAGCTGGAGCAGACGATTGCGGCATCCGATCCTCCGCCTACGAACGACGCCGTGGGGCGATCGCTCACGCTACCGAATGGCGAATGGATGCTGAGCTTGGCCCCGATCAAAGGATGGGGGGCCCCGGGCGTGCTGGCCCTGCGTTGTGCAATAGGCTTGCTGTTTGCCCTTCTGATGGGCTACCTCGCGCGCTTGCTGGTCGAACTGAAGGCGCACGAGCGGGGCCTGGCCACACAGGTGGCGCAGCGCACCTCCGAAATCCAGGCCACGCAGCAGCAGTTGCGCGCCACCATTGACGCGATTCCCGATCCGCTGTTCGAAATCGATCAGGAGGGCCGCTACTGCAGCGTACACAGCCCACGCGCCGAGCTGCTCATGGGGCCTGCCGACCAGCTAATTGGCCGCAATGTCACAGACGTACTGCCCGCCCTGGCCGCACTGACCGTGATGGATGTGCTCCACGAAGCGCAAACCCAAGGCTGGTCTACCGGGCGGCAGATCATGCAAGACCTGCCTGGCCTGGGCCCCACCTGGTTCGAACTGTCTGCCGCACGCAAGGCAGGCTCGGAAGGTGCCAAGCCCCGCTTCATCCTGCTGTGCCGCGACATCTCTGAACGCAAGCGGTCGCAAGAACAATTGCAATTGACGGCCCAGGTCTTCGACCAGAGCGGAGAGGCCATCGTGATTGCCGATGCGGCCCATACCATCGTGCGCATCAATCGCGCCTTCAGCCGCATCACCGGCTACTCGGAGGCCGAGGCGGTGGGTCAGTCGATGCGCCTGCTCACGGTGGCCGAGTCCACCCGCGACTTCAACGCTGACTCGGTGTACACACAACTCACCCGGGAGGGTCACTGGGAGGGTGAGGCATGGGGCCGCCGCAAGGACGGATCAACCTACCCCCAGTGGCTGTCCGTGAGTAGCGTGCGCGACGGCAATGGCAGCACCACCCACTCCATTACGTTGTTCCGCGACATCACGCTGCAGCGCGAGGCACAGGACCGCATCCAGCGCCTCGCGCATTTCGATCCTCTTACCGACCTGCCCAACCGCGCGCTCCTGGCCGAACGCGCCCAGCGCCACATCGCACAGGAGCAGGCGCGGGGCGGGACGCTGGCCCTGCTGTTCCTGGATCTGGATCACTTCAAGAACGTGAACGACTCGCTGGGGCACCGCGTGGGGGATGTCCTGCTGGTGGCAGTGGCCCGCCGGCTCGAGTCCCTGCTGGGCACGCAAGATACCGTGTCACGCCTGGGCGGCGATGAATTCTTGCTGCTACTGCCTGCTGCCTCAGCGGCTCAGGCGGCCGACGCAGCCAACCGGCTGCTGGTTGCCGTGGCACAGCCATTTCAGGTGGAGCCTTACGAACTCACGACCACGCTGTCCGTGGGCATCGCCATGTATCCGGCAGACGGCGATTCGTTCGATACCCTGTACCAGCGCGCCGATGCCGCCATGTACCGCGCCAAGCAAAACGGGCGCAACCGGTTCGGCTTTTTCACCGCCGACCTGGAGGCCCGCACAGCGCGCGCCCTGCAGATCGAAAACGCCCTGCGACGGGCTCTGGAACGCAATCAGTTCGAGCTGCATTACCAACCCCAGGTCTCGCTCACCACGCGCCAGGTAGTCGGCGCCGAAGCGCTGCTGCGCTGGCGCCACCCCGAGCTGGGCATGGTGTCCCCGGCAGAATTCATTCCCGTGGCAGAGAGCAGCGGCATGATCGTCGCGATTGGCGAATGGGTGCTGAACACCGCTGTGCACGATGCCAAGCGCTGGCTGGACCTGCAGCTGCCCTTGCGGGCCGTGTCGGTCAACCTGTCGGCCGTGCAGTTCCGCCATCCGCAGTTACCCGAGATGGTGACGCGCTGCCTGCAGCAGGCCGGGCTGCCTGCGCGCCGGCTGGAACTGGAGCTGACCGAGGGCGCAGCGGTGGACGACCCCGCCGCCGCACTGGCCATGATGGACCAGTTGCATGACCGGGGCGTTCGGCTGTCGATGGACGACTTTGGCACCGGCTACTCGTCATTGAGCTACCTCAAGCGCTTTCAGATCTACAAGCTCAAGATCGACCAATCCTTTGTGAGAGACCTGGACGACGACGCCAACGACCGGGCCATCGTCAGCGCCATCATCCGCATGGCACAAGCACTGGGCATGCAGACCACGGCCGAGGGGGTGGAAACCGATGGCCAACTCGAATTCCTGCGCACTCAGGGATGCGACGAAGGCCAAGGCTACCTGTTCAGTCGTCCCCTGACTGCCGACGCCTTTGAAGCCTATCTGCGGGAACATCTGGGCAGCTGACAAGCTGCGTTGGGCGCCAAGCCCCTACGGAGCAAACGCGCTGAAGAGGAAAACGGGTGATCGAAGTACGGCAGAACATGCGGCGCCGTACTTCGCGCATACCCTCAAACGGTTTGTAAGCTGCCGCTGCTACACTTTGGCACAATTTTTTGAGGCCACCTGGCCCCGCCGCCTGTTCTGGTCTTATGTATTCGCTGTTCAGCACTCCGCCCTTGCAGCGACCCGGAGTGACTCCCGA of the Acidovorax sp. 107 genome contains:
- a CDS encoding EAL domain-containing protein; this translates as MFLLAAACAGAVVWTLERQERAQQRTQAADMAGDHVQALQRAIELALSANNTLVALVRQGHGNVRQFEEIGTQMLPFYPGIAAMGLSPGGVVQQVVPRKGNENSIGFDQLNDSRQGPESARARESGLLTLAGPMELVQGGLGIVGRQPVYLEDDLGRRSFWGFTYVTIRLPDVLAMARLPQLTERGFHYRLWRVRPDNKLEQTIAASDPPPTNDAVGRSLTLPNGEWMLSLAPIKGWGAPGVLALRCAIGLLFALLMGYLARLLVELKAHERGLATQVAQRTSEIQATQQQLRATIDAIPDPLFEIDQEGRYCSVHSPRAELLMGPADQLIGRNVTDVLPALAALTVMDVLHEAQTQGWSTGRQIMQDLPGLGPTWFELSAARKAGSEGAKPRFILLCRDISERKRSQEQLQLTAQVFDQSGEAIVIADAAHTIVRINRAFSRITGYSEAEAVGQSMRLLTVAESTRDFNADSVYTQLTREGHWEGEAWGRRKDGSTYPQWLSVSSVRDGNGSTTHSITLFRDITLQREAQDRIQRLAHFDPLTDLPNRALLAERAQRHIAQEQARGGTLALLFLDLDHFKNVNDSLGHRVGDVLLVAVARRLESLLGTQDTVSRLGGDEFLLLLPAASAAQAADAANRLLVAVAQPFQVEPYELTTTLSVGIAMYPADGDSFDTLYQRADAAMYRAKQNGRNRFGFFTADLEARTARALQIENALRRALERNQFELHYQPQVSLTTRQVVGAEALLRWRHPELGMVSPAEFIPVAESSGMIVAIGEWVLNTAVHDAKRWLDLQLPLRAVSVNLSAVQFRHPQLPEMVTRCLQQAGLPARRLELELTEGAAVDDPAAALAMMDQLHDRGVRLSMDDFGTGYSSLSYLKRFQIYKLKIDQSFVRDLDDDANDRAIVSAIIRMAQALGMQTTAEGVETDGQLEFLRTQGCDEGQGYLFSRPLTADAFEAYLREHLGS